One region of Mycolicibacterium lutetiense genomic DNA includes:
- a CDS encoding tyrosine-type recombinase/integrase produces MELYYADWDLVSEGDCEGLASGDPPIVQDGTPIIVDDEMRPLEPWCTFLRLYSQNLRPNSVYAYARDALEFGKFLDTRGIGVLNVCEHDLVAFRKHRRSEGVSARSWSRHLVVIRALFAYLYETGQRDSMPWIQVGSRSVVTPRTPHTEMDVRALSHAQWLTLRNIGFGGELPSGELDRSYRGQSTVRNVCAVDLALTSGMRLTEWSTLLDVEVPSSDGGASLVLEACAKNERRRRVYIPASTVKAVELYRGTERKSLVRKAQNALRRKLPTLAVVTHVDPAAGKLTYRYKGIDKRDEFAAIPPDVRRLLVRIDEAGSIEPMSLFVGKGGRPPSQRRWHQSFQDANNRLAAFGSATPTMPPAVTPHDLRHTFAVVMLRSLQRRAAQFEQSRPRTGFGTISEHVVHNPLLTLQRLLGHASPSTTMVYLRYVDESDELIQRAFESWNDDTRDYSTYVLDELEAQSS; encoded by the coding sequence GTGGAGCTCTACTACGCGGATTGGGACCTCGTATCCGAAGGCGACTGCGAAGGCCTCGCCTCAGGCGATCCTCCAATCGTCCAGGACGGTACGCCGATCATCGTGGACGACGAGATGCGGCCGCTGGAGCCATGGTGCACGTTCCTGCGGCTATACAGCCAGAACCTGCGACCGAACTCGGTTTACGCCTACGCCCGCGACGCGTTGGAGTTCGGAAAGTTCTTGGACACGAGAGGGATTGGGGTGCTGAATGTCTGCGAGCACGACCTCGTCGCCTTCCGAAAGCACCGTCGCAGCGAAGGTGTGTCAGCGCGGTCCTGGTCACGACACCTGGTCGTCATTCGAGCCCTGTTCGCCTACCTGTACGAGACTGGACAGCGCGACAGCATGCCCTGGATTCAAGTCGGGAGCAGGTCAGTTGTCACTCCCAGGACACCACACACGGAGATGGATGTCCGAGCACTCTCACATGCGCAATGGCTTACCCTGCGTAACATCGGTTTTGGCGGAGAGCTGCCTTCTGGGGAGCTGGACCGGTCCTATCGTGGCCAATCGACCGTCCGCAACGTGTGTGCGGTCGACCTGGCCCTGACCAGCGGTATGCGTCTCACCGAGTGGTCCACGCTGCTGGACGTCGAGGTGCCTTCATCCGACGGTGGCGCGTCGCTGGTGCTGGAAGCATGCGCGAAGAATGAGCGTCGCCGGCGGGTCTATATCCCGGCCTCGACCGTCAAGGCCGTTGAACTCTACCGCGGCACAGAACGCAAATCCCTTGTCCGCAAGGCTCAGAATGCTCTGCGGCGGAAGCTGCCGACACTGGCAGTCGTCACACATGTTGACCCGGCGGCAGGCAAGCTCACCTACCGGTACAAAGGGATCGATAAGCGCGATGAGTTCGCTGCGATCCCTCCCGACGTGCGCCGTCTCTTGGTCAGAATCGACGAGGCTGGCTCCATCGAGCCCATGTCGCTCTTTGTGGGCAAGGGCGGCCGCCCGCCGTCACAGCGACGCTGGCATCAGTCCTTCCAGGACGCCAACAACCGCCTCGCCGCCTTCGGCAGCGCCACGCCCACCATGCCCCCGGCCGTCACACCCCATGACCTGAGACACACATTCGCCGTCGTCATGCTGCGAAGCCTTCAACGGAGAGCGGCGCAGTTCGAGCAGTCCCGGCCGAGAACAGGATTCGGCACCATCAGCGAACATGTCGTCCACAATCCGCTGCTGACACTGCAACGCCTGCTCGGGCACGCCAGCCCGTCCACGACGATGGTCTACCTCCGCTATGTCGACGAGTCAGATGAGTTGATCCAGCGAGCTTTTGAATCCTGGAACGACGACACCCGCGACTACTCCACGTACGTTCTGGACGAGCTGGAGGCGCAATCGTCGTGA
- a CDS encoding site-specific integrase: MADGRPDVEVLEFFRSAVFQSLAAGSQESYAPDIQLFLSFLSVQGIDWRAATSEHLADYEFWRRRDQQNPDRVGAATFSRDLAAIKKFYDWQQWRGNVTVSPVALHKPSSTGDSDSTRLQPNAVRSVQLKWLTPRAYKRWRNVGLGGYRSDGRRDATWRGRNDGRNLAFAEALWSSGLRLREGGTLVLDEIPSADNQVRYAKARVGQAVAKGRGRDFWISAAALNHIDNYVISTRAAAVHGARSEGRYDALTDIKIVDTVDHHRRVHFTNRDGTKGTVPLDSLDWRDRLNFYITTDRGLEPWMVWLSEGGLPLPYRTWEAIFSTANKRCQTLGVDIHCHPHMLRHSFALRMLVTLIYAHERKMGITPAERREYRHIFGDPWVLVQTLLGHVSVETTRNCYLEPVSGLQVDLFLNDDVAEDTSITDFITHIAAVAPGIVDVEEQ, encoded by the coding sequence ATGGCCGATGGCCGGCCGGACGTCGAGGTCTTGGAGTTCTTCCGATCGGCGGTGTTCCAATCGTTGGCGGCCGGCTCGCAGGAGTCCTATGCGCCCGACATCCAGCTGTTTCTGTCCTTCCTGTCCGTTCAAGGCATCGATTGGAGAGCTGCCACATCCGAGCATCTCGCCGACTATGAGTTCTGGCGGCGACGCGACCAACAAAACCCGGATCGGGTTGGTGCAGCTACATTTTCACGGGATTTAGCGGCGATCAAGAAGTTCTACGACTGGCAGCAGTGGCGCGGCAACGTGACTGTGTCTCCTGTCGCCCTGCACAAACCCAGCTCGACCGGGGACTCGGACTCCACGCGGCTGCAGCCGAACGCGGTCCGCTCGGTCCAATTGAAATGGCTGACGCCCAGAGCCTACAAGCGCTGGCGCAACGTCGGCCTCGGCGGCTACCGCAGCGACGGGCGACGGGATGCGACGTGGCGAGGACGCAACGACGGCCGCAACCTGGCGTTCGCCGAAGCGCTGTGGTCGAGTGGACTGCGGCTGCGTGAAGGCGGAACACTGGTCCTGGACGAGATTCCCAGCGCCGACAATCAAGTGCGATACGCTAAGGCCCGAGTCGGGCAAGCCGTCGCGAAAGGCCGCGGCCGTGACTTCTGGATTAGCGCCGCAGCACTGAACCACATTGACAACTACGTCATTTCAACCCGAGCAGCAGCGGTTCACGGGGCCCGGTCTGAAGGTCGTTACGATGCGCTGACCGACATCAAGATCGTCGACACGGTGGACCATCATCGTCGTGTTCACTTCACCAACCGGGACGGAACCAAAGGAACGGTACCGCTAGACAGTCTCGACTGGAGAGATCGGCTCAACTTCTACATCACCACCGATCGCGGGCTCGAACCATGGATGGTGTGGCTGTCCGAAGGCGGTCTTCCGCTGCCGTACCGCACCTGGGAAGCGATCTTCTCCACGGCCAATAAGCGGTGTCAGACCCTTGGGGTAGACATCCATTGTCACCCGCATATGCTGCGCCACTCGTTCGCCCTGAGGATGTTGGTCACGTTGATCTACGCACACGAACGCAAGATGGGCATCACCCCTGCCGAACGGCGCGAATATCGCCATATCTTTGGTGACCCTTGGGTTTTGGTTCAAACGTTACTGGGCCACGTGAGCGTGGAAACCACGCGCAACTGTTATCTCGAACCCGTATCTGGCCTGCAGGTGGACCTGTTCCTCAACGACGACGTCGCCGAGGACACGTCGATCACCGACTTCATCACACACATCGCAGCCGTGGCTCCCGGAATTGTCGACGTCGAGGAGCAGTGA
- a CDS encoding 8-oxoguanine DNA glycosylase OGG fold protein, with the protein MWQESDGAVGDLLTSHVLGRVGQIDDPVKVSAWWADHGIAIDPVELNRDALFAIAAQCRENADADWVSFLWHVLAWGVMGDYRNAPTIVASAAGCDQRIRLNDILRRAAYASHRGEIRSAYMAIRRKVPRLGPAFFSKFLYFTADRDSPDPSSVILDSRVSAAAFTLTGRDYSEDKAATYERFCNDMHMWSRQFGAPADVIEFRMYQFGQLIDSRRWKWLHAEASLYREGHEQVGFDDIAERRAHLAGWRR; encoded by the coding sequence ATGTGGCAGGAGTCGGACGGTGCCGTCGGTGACTTGCTGACGTCGCACGTGCTCGGCCGAGTGGGTCAGATCGATGACCCGGTCAAAGTGAGTGCCTGGTGGGCTGATCACGGAATCGCGATTGACCCGGTCGAACTCAATCGCGATGCGCTGTTCGCAATCGCCGCACAGTGCCGGGAGAACGCGGATGCGGATTGGGTGTCTTTCCTGTGGCACGTTCTCGCCTGGGGCGTGATGGGTGACTATCGAAACGCACCCACGATCGTGGCGAGCGCAGCCGGTTGCGACCAGCGGATCCGGCTCAACGACATTCTGCGCAGAGCTGCTTACGCCAGCCATCGCGGCGAAATCCGTTCCGCTTACATGGCGATCCGCCGCAAAGTTCCACGACTGGGGCCGGCCTTCTTCTCGAAATTCCTCTACTTCACTGCTGACCGAGATTCGCCGGATCCAAGTTCAGTAATCCTGGATTCGCGCGTCAGCGCCGCGGCCTTCACGCTCACCGGCCGCGACTACTCGGAAGACAAGGCGGCGACATACGAGCGCTTCTGCAACGACATGCACATGTGGTCCCGGCAGTTTGGTGCACCCGCGGACGTCATCGAGTTTCGCATGTACCAGTTCGGCCAGCTGATCGACTCGCGCCGCTGGAAGTGGCTGCACGCCGAGGCCTCGCTGTACCGAGAGGGACACGAGCAGGTCGGGTTCGACGACATTGCCGAACGGCGAGCCCATCTCGCGGGCTGGAGAAGGTAA